A single region of the Eleginops maclovinus isolate JMC-PN-2008 ecotype Puerto Natales chromosome 4, JC_Emac_rtc_rv5, whole genome shotgun sequence genome encodes:
- the LOC134863320 gene encoding pro-cathepsin H-like: MALGVVWFITTFCSLVHLTPLFIPADEHPFKQWMSQHNKVYATQEYYHRLHIFTENKREIENHNAGNHSFTMGLNQFSDMKFEEFRKLFLLTEPQNCSATTGGHISMAGPYPEFVDWRMKGNVVTPVKNQGHCGSCWTFSTTGCLESVNAIATGKLITLSEQQLIDCAQDFNNQGCMGGLPSQAFEYIKYNNGLMTEEDYPYKGHDDTCHFEPALAAAFVLDVVNITSYDEKAMVDAVARLNPVSFGFEVTADFMHYKEGVYTSTQCKSTADMVNHAVLAVGYGTEENGTPYWIVKNSWGAAWGMDGYFLIEQGKNMCGLAACASYPLPLVT, encoded by the exons ATGGCGCTTGGTGTTGTTTGGTTTATTACAACCTTTTGTAGTTTAGTTCACTTAACACCATTATTTATACCCGCAG ATGAACATCCTTTTAAACAATGGATGTCACAG CACAACAAAGTTTATGCCACTCAGGAGTATTACCACCGGCTCCACATATTCACTGAGAACAAGAGGGAGATTGAGAATCATAATGCTGGGAATCACTCCTTCACAA TGGGCCTGAATCAGTTCTCAGACATGAAATTTGAGGAATTCAGGAAACTATTCCTTCTGACAGAGCCTCAG AACTGCTCAGCCACCACAGGGGGTCATATCAGCATGGCTGGTCCTTACCCCGAGTTTGTAGACTGGAGGATGAAGGGCAACGTTGTGACTCCTGTGAAGAACCAG ggtcaCTGTGGAAGCTGTTGGACCTTCTCTACCACGGGCTGTTTGGAATCAGTGAATGCTATCGCTACAGGGAAGCTTATCACTCTG TCGGAGCAGCAGCTAATAGACTGTGCTCAAGACTTCAACAACCAGGGATGCATGGG TGGCCTCCCCAGCCAGGCATTTGAGTACATCAAATACAACAATGGTCTTATGACGGAGGAGGACTACCCCTACAAAGGCCAT GATGACACTTGCCATTTTGAGCCTGCACTTGCAGCTGCTTTTGTCCTGGATGTCGTCAACATAACAAGT TACGATGAAAAGGCCATGGTTGATGCTGTTGCCCGGCTCAACCCTGTGTCCTTCGGCTTTGAAGTCACGGCTGATTTTATGCACTACAAAGAAGGAGTTTACACAAG CACCCAGTGTAAGAGCACAGCAGACATGGTGAATCACGCAGTCCTGGCTGTGGGTTATGGCACTGAAGAGAACGGCACGCCATATTGGATTGTGAAGAACTCTTGGGGTGCAGCCTGGGGCATGGACGG GTATTTTTTAATCGAGCAAGGAAAGAACATGTGCGGACTGGCTGCATGTGCTTCCTACCCTCTACCTTTAGTAACATGA
- the wdr76 gene encoding WD repeat-containing protein 76 produces MTTKRKLCVQLQKITSKELDGVVRQPARKKTTVCKRYDSSPEPEETPSKKTKTTTDIENKSQTIREDIKEECTSHEDGGLSVYELERLENIRQNKAFLSSMNILQAAEDLKLCSKPKPSHRGLSRSFAAVEEVLPARKSLRLQKIKAEVLTLPREPRGTLTYTKYSSPKHPSGPLPMNPVNMEQGSKLPSQLVELYSEDSAKERKMDLELKEYCSALKHMRITEHTVAKVVKERIVSAAFHPCTSRLLMATGDKWGNLGLWTLGGDWGDDGVLLFKPHTSPVSCMAFSRAQPTQLLSLSYDGSLRCMDVEKAVFDDVYDIEEGLRTFDFLSHDCSTLLVGNWNGKVAIVDRRTPGNSHESLHNMDPKNVRCVSVHPLQKQYFAVAENRMVSIYDSRCLKKNRNQAVSTLQGHSLSISSAYFSPRTGNRVLTSCLDDHIRIYDTSAMTTESPLLTSIRHNMQTGRWLSKVSAVWDPKQEDCFAVGKFNPRSVEVFHESGKLQHSFEDPHHLTTVLSVTAFHPTTNALLGGNSSGRLHVFTD; encoded by the exons atgacaacaaaacgCAAACTTTGTGTGCAATTACAG AAAATTACCTCTAAAGAACTCGATGGAGTAGTCCGACAACCTGCACGGAAAAAAACCACGGTTTGTAAACGCTACGATTCCTCACCGGAACCAGAGGAAACACCAAGCAAGAAAACG AAAACAACTACTGACATCGAAAACAAAAGTCAGACGATCAGAGAGGACATTAAGGAGGAGTGTACATCT CATGAAGATGGAGGACTTTCAGTATATGAACTGGAACGCCTGGAGAACATTCGACAGAACAAAGCGTTTCTGTCTTCCATGAACATATTACAG GCAGCGGAGGATTTGAAGCTGTGTTCAAAGCCAAAGCCATCGCATAGAGGTCTGTCGAG GTCATTTGCTGCTGTAGAGGAAGTCCTTCCAGCTCGAAAATCCCTTCGTCTCCAAAAAATTAAGGCAGAGGTCTTGACACTTCCTCGTGAACCCAGGGGAACGCTGACCTACACAAAG TATTCGTCACCCAAGCATCCTTCTGGCCCTCTGCCTATGAATCCAGTCAACATGGAGCAGGGAAGCAAGCTGCCTTCACAACTTGTTGAGCTCTACTCCGAG GATTcggcaaaagaaagaaagatggaccTTGAGCTGAAAGA ATATTGCTCTGCCCTTAAGCACATGAGGATAACGGAGCACACCGTGGCCAAAGTGGTGAAGGAGCGCATCGTCTCTGCAGCCTTCCACCCCTGCACCAGTCGCCTGCTGATGGCCACTGGAGACAAGTGGGGAAATCTAGGACTGTGGACGTTG GGTGGGGATTGGGGGGATGATGGCGTGCTACTCTTCAAGCCCCACACTAGTCCTGTGAGCTGCATGGCGTTCTCCAGAGCTCAGCCCACCCAACTGCTGAGCCTCAGCTACGACGGATCTCTGCGCTGCATGGATGTCGAGAAGGCTGTCTTTGATGAT GTGTACGACATTGAAGAAGGCCTGAGAACGTTTGACTTCCTGTCACATGACTGTTCGACGCTATTGGTTGGGAACTGGAATGGAAAAGTGGCCATCGTCGATAGGCGCACCCCAGG AAACTCCCACGAGTCCCTCCACAATATGGACCCCAAGAACGTGCGCTGTGTTAGCGTTCATCCTTTACAGAAGCAGTACTTTGCTGTTGCAGAAAACAG GATGGTGAGTATTTACGACAGCAGATGCCTGAAGAAGAATCGCAATCAGGCGGTCTCCACGCTGCAGGGCCACTCTTTAAGCATATCCAGCGCTTATTTCTCCCCTCGAACAGGAAACAGAGTTCTCACATCCTGTTTGGATGACCACATAAG AATATATGACACATCTGCAATGACTACAGAATCTCCCTTGCTGACATCCATCAG ACACAACATGCAAACAGGCCGCTGGCTGAGTAAAGTATCGGCAGTGTGGGACCCCAAACAAGAAGATTGCTTTGCGGTGGGGAAGTTCAATCCTCGAAGTGTGGAGGTTTTCCACGAAAGCGGCAAACTCCAGCACTCTTTCGAAGATCCACACCACCTGACCACAGTGCTGTCCGTCACTGCCTTCCACCCCACAACGAACGCCTTACTTGGGGGCAATAGTTCAGGACGCCTGCACGTATTCACCGACTGA
- the frmd5b gene encoding FERM domain-containing protein 5 isoform X1 has product MLSRLMSSSIRSLDRECNCTVRLLDDSEYTCTIQRDAKGQYLFDLICHHLNLLEKDYFGIRYVDPDKQRHWLEFTKSIAKQIKSQPPFTMCLRVKFYPPDPAALKEEITRYLVFLQVKRDLYHGRLLCKTSDAALLAAYILQAEIGDHDPGKHPEGYSSKFQFFPKHSEKLERRIADIHKTELIGQIPEISELNFLQKAQMLETYGVDPHPCKDVSGNPAFLAFTPFGFTVLQGNRRVHFLKWEEVTKLKFEAKTFHVYANQAEDKKIILTYFAPTPEACKHLWKCGVENQAFYKLEKSSQVRTVSSSNLFFKGSRFRYSGKVAKEVMEQSAKIKRDPPEIHRAGMVPSRSCPSITHGPRLTSVPRTRRRAVHISIMEGLESLRDSAHSTPVRSVSHGDSFMSSRGSMMDSSEASTSAVISDEAYSPSDSMLSTPVAEHGMENPLARHLNGAPRSVDDKESEAGASKEGQAAEFSSGRRALRMVKSRPAPPSDVEELNKFILSVLRLFLVTIGLLFALLLLLIMLTESDLDIAFLRDIRKTPEFQQFHFEYFCPLRRWFACKLRWMGGFLISK; this is encoded by the exons CGGGACGCCAAGGGTCAGTACCTGTTCGACCTGATCTGCCACCATCTCAACCTGCTGGAGAAAGACTACTTTGGCATTCGATATGTTGATCCAGACAAGCAGAGG CATTGGTTGGAGTTTACAAAGTCAATtgccaaacaaataaaat CCCAGCCTCCCTTCACTATGTGTTTGCGTGTCAAGTTTTACCCACCTGACCCCGCTGCCCTAAAAGAGGAAATCACCAG ATATCTCGTCTTCCTGCAGGTTAAGAGGGATCTCTACCATGGCCGCCTCCTGTGCAAGACATCCGATGCTGCTCTGTTGGCTGCCTACATTTTACAAg CTGAAATTGGCGACCACGACCCCGGCAAACACCCAGAGGGCTACAGCTCCAAGTTCCAGTTCTTCCCTAAGCACTCGGAGAAGTTGGAGCGGCGGATTGCTGACATCCACAAGACTGAGCTGAT AGGTCAGATCCCTGAAATATCAGAGCTCAACTTCCTCCAGAAGGCTCAGATGCTGGAGACGTATGGAGTGGACCCTCATCCATGCAAG GATGTGTCTGGGAACCCAGCTTTTCTGGCTTTTACTCCTTTTGGATTCACTGTGTTGCAAGGAAACAGGAGGGTCCATTTCCTCAAATG GGAGGAGGTGACCAAACTCAAGTTTGAAGCGAAGACATTCCATGTATATGCAAATCAAGCAGAG GATAAGAAGATCATACTGACATACTTTGCACCTACACCTGAGGCCTGTAAGCACCTGTGGAAATGTGGAGTGGAGAATCAGGCCTTTTACAA GTTGGAGAAGTCGAGTCAAGTCCGCACTGTGTCCAGTAGTAATCTCTTCTTCAAGGGTAGCCGCTTCCGATACAG TGGAAAAGTTGCAAAAGAAGTGATGGAACAAAGTGCCAAAATTAAGAGAGACCCTCCCGAGATACACAG GGCTGGCATGGTGCCAAGCAGGAGCTGTCCATCCATCACACACGGCCCTCGTTTGACCAGTGTTCCCAGGACCCGGCGGAGAGCTGTGCACATCTCCATCATGGAGG GTCTGGAGTCCCTCCGAGACAGCGCCCACTCCACGCCCGTGCGCTCTGTCTCCCATGGCGATTCCTTCATGTCTTCTCGAGGCAGCATGATGGACAGCAGTGAGGCGAGCACGTCGGCGGTCATCTCCGACGAGGCCTACAGCCCCTCAGACAGCATGCTGTCCACACCCGTGGCCGAACACGGGATGGAGAACCCTCTGGCTCGTCACCTCAACGGGGCTCCCCGCAGCGTCGATGATAAAGAGTCAGAGGCCGGAGCGTCGAAGGAGGGCCAGGCTGCAGAGTTTTCATCTGGCAGGAGAGCACTTCGTATGGTCAAGAGCAGGCCGGCACCTCCCAGCGACGTGGAGGAGCTGAACAAGTTCATCCTGAGCGTGCTGCGTCTGTTCCTGGTCACCATCGGACTGCTGTtcgccctgctgctgctgctcatcatGCTCACAGAGTCAGACCTGGACATCGCCTTCCTGAGAGACATCCGCAAGACGCCTGAATTCCAGCAGTTCCACTTTGAATACTTCTGCCCTCTGCGGCGCTGGTTCGCCTGTAAGCTACGGTGGATGGGAGGCTTCCTCATCAGCAAGTGA
- the frmd5b gene encoding FERM domain-containing protein 5 isoform X2, producing MCLRVKFYPPDPAALKEEITRYLVFLQVKRDLYHGRLLCKTSDAALLAAYILQAEIGDHDPGKHPEGYSSKFQFFPKHSEKLERRIADIHKTELIGQIPEISELNFLQKAQMLETYGVDPHPCKDVSGNPAFLAFTPFGFTVLQGNRRVHFLKWEEVTKLKFEAKTFHVYANQAEDKKIILTYFAPTPEACKHLWKCGVENQAFYKLEKSSQVRTVSSSNLFFKGSRFRYSGKVAKEVMEQSAKIKRDPPEIHRAGMVPSRSCPSITHGPRLTSVPRTRRRAVHISIMEGLESLRDSAHSTPVRSVSHGDSFMSSRGSMMDSSEASTSAVISDEAYSPSDSMLSTPVAEHGMENPLARHLNGAPRSVDDKESEAGASKEGQAAEFSSGRRALRMVKSRPAPPSDVEELNKFILSVLRLFLVTIGLLFALLLLLIMLTESDLDIAFLRDIRKTPEFQQFHFEYFCPLRRWFACKLRWMGGFLISK from the exons ATGTGTTTGCGTGTCAAGTTTTACCCACCTGACCCCGCTGCCCTAAAAGAGGAAATCACCAG ATATCTCGTCTTCCTGCAGGTTAAGAGGGATCTCTACCATGGCCGCCTCCTGTGCAAGACATCCGATGCTGCTCTGTTGGCTGCCTACATTTTACAAg CTGAAATTGGCGACCACGACCCCGGCAAACACCCAGAGGGCTACAGCTCCAAGTTCCAGTTCTTCCCTAAGCACTCGGAGAAGTTGGAGCGGCGGATTGCTGACATCCACAAGACTGAGCTGAT AGGTCAGATCCCTGAAATATCAGAGCTCAACTTCCTCCAGAAGGCTCAGATGCTGGAGACGTATGGAGTGGACCCTCATCCATGCAAG GATGTGTCTGGGAACCCAGCTTTTCTGGCTTTTACTCCTTTTGGATTCACTGTGTTGCAAGGAAACAGGAGGGTCCATTTCCTCAAATG GGAGGAGGTGACCAAACTCAAGTTTGAAGCGAAGACATTCCATGTATATGCAAATCAAGCAGAG GATAAGAAGATCATACTGACATACTTTGCACCTACACCTGAGGCCTGTAAGCACCTGTGGAAATGTGGAGTGGAGAATCAGGCCTTTTACAA GTTGGAGAAGTCGAGTCAAGTCCGCACTGTGTCCAGTAGTAATCTCTTCTTCAAGGGTAGCCGCTTCCGATACAG TGGAAAAGTTGCAAAAGAAGTGATGGAACAAAGTGCCAAAATTAAGAGAGACCCTCCCGAGATACACAG GGCTGGCATGGTGCCAAGCAGGAGCTGTCCATCCATCACACACGGCCCTCGTTTGACCAGTGTTCCCAGGACCCGGCGGAGAGCTGTGCACATCTCCATCATGGAGG GTCTGGAGTCCCTCCGAGACAGCGCCCACTCCACGCCCGTGCGCTCTGTCTCCCATGGCGATTCCTTCATGTCTTCTCGAGGCAGCATGATGGACAGCAGTGAGGCGAGCACGTCGGCGGTCATCTCCGACGAGGCCTACAGCCCCTCAGACAGCATGCTGTCCACACCCGTGGCCGAACACGGGATGGAGAACCCTCTGGCTCGTCACCTCAACGGGGCTCCCCGCAGCGTCGATGATAAAGAGTCAGAGGCCGGAGCGTCGAAGGAGGGCCAGGCTGCAGAGTTTTCATCTGGCAGGAGAGCACTTCGTATGGTCAAGAGCAGGCCGGCACCTCCCAGCGACGTGGAGGAGCTGAACAAGTTCATCCTGAGCGTGCTGCGTCTGTTCCTGGTCACCATCGGACTGCTGTtcgccctgctgctgctgctcatcatGCTCACAGAGTCAGACCTGGACATCGCCTTCCTGAGAGACATCCGCAAGACGCCTGAATTCCAGCAGTTCCACTTTGAATACTTCTGCCCTCTGCGGCGCTGGTTCGCCTGTAAGCTACGGTGGATGGGAGGCTTCCTCATCAGCAAGTGA